The proteins below are encoded in one region of Neorhodopirellula lusitana:
- the typA gene encoding translational GTPase TypA: MSPPSTLNQTENASLATREDIRNVVIIAHVDHGKTTLVDCLLRQSGQYRDTELQGERILDSNDLERERGITILSKNIAIPYRGVKINLIDTPGHADFGGEVERVVKMADGCLVLVDAAEGPMPQTRFVLEKALQAGVKPIVVVNKVDRPDGRPHEALDEALELLADLGGEEQLDDVSFVYTSAKEGFATTDPEQRTENMLPLLDLLVDSLPGPTIKSDSPFQMLVTTLDWSEYVGRIAVGRINAGTINVGDTLDLHGVNAAGEPVVRKVKPSGLYLFDNLGRVAAETAHAGDIVALEGLVDVEIGDTLCAVGTDDVMPRLRVDEPTLEMIFSVNSSPMAGREGKYVTTRQIKGRLEKELERNVALRVRMIEGTEAYGVAGRGVLHLAILIETMRREGYELSVGKPQVVYKTIDGKKHEPFETLRVEVPTEVMGPVMELVGLRRGQLEEMKQRGEYSLLRFVIPSRGLIGLRTRLLNATRGTAIIHHRFESYRVVEGEVPRRANGVLISMTGGKTMPFALFALQDRSELFVPPGVEVYEGMIVGENARDNDMPVNPSREKKLTNMRASGSDENVILKPPRDMSLESALEYIEDDELVEITPESIRLRKIRLKESDRRRHGRNA, from the coding sequence ATGTCTCCCCCCTCTACCTTGAATCAAACCGAAAACGCCTCCTTGGCCACTCGTGAGGACATTCGCAATGTCGTCATCATCGCTCACGTCGATCACGGCAAAACGACTCTTGTCGATTGCCTGCTACGCCAAAGCGGGCAATACCGGGACACGGAACTTCAGGGAGAGCGGATCCTGGATTCTAATGATCTGGAGCGTGAACGTGGGATCACGATTCTGTCCAAGAACATTGCCATTCCTTATCGCGGCGTGAAAATCAATTTGATTGACACCCCGGGGCACGCGGACTTCGGTGGCGAAGTGGAGCGTGTGGTCAAGATGGCTGACGGTTGCCTCGTGCTGGTTGATGCGGCCGAAGGCCCCATGCCTCAGACTCGTTTCGTGCTGGAGAAGGCACTGCAGGCTGGCGTGAAGCCAATTGTTGTGGTGAATAAGGTCGATCGACCAGATGGTCGCCCACACGAGGCTCTCGACGAAGCTCTCGAATTGCTGGCGGACTTGGGCGGTGAAGAGCAGCTTGATGACGTTAGTTTCGTCTACACCAGCGCGAAAGAAGGTTTCGCAACAACGGATCCAGAACAACGCACCGAGAACATGTTGCCGCTGCTGGATCTGCTCGTCGACAGTTTGCCGGGCCCGACAATCAAATCCGATTCGCCGTTCCAGATGCTGGTTACCACTCTGGACTGGAGTGAGTACGTCGGCCGGATTGCGGTCGGGCGGATTAACGCGGGAACAATCAATGTGGGTGACACTCTGGACTTGCATGGTGTCAACGCCGCTGGTGAGCCAGTTGTTCGCAAGGTAAAGCCATCGGGTCTTTACCTGTTTGACAATCTCGGTCGTGTTGCTGCTGAAACAGCCCACGCGGGTGATATCGTCGCACTGGAAGGTTTGGTTGATGTTGAGATTGGTGACACGCTGTGTGCGGTCGGTACCGACGATGTGATGCCTCGGTTGCGTGTCGATGAGCCAACGCTTGAGATGATCTTCAGCGTCAATTCATCCCCCATGGCTGGCCGTGAAGGCAAGTACGTGACCACGCGTCAGATTAAGGGGCGATTGGAAAAAGAGCTTGAGCGGAATGTGGCCCTTCGTGTTCGCATGATCGAAGGCACGGAAGCTTATGGTGTTGCCGGGCGAGGTGTTTTGCACTTGGCAATTTTAATTGAAACCATGCGTCGCGAAGGCTACGAGCTAAGCGTCGGCAAGCCACAGGTGGTTTACAAGACTATCGATGGTAAGAAGCACGAGCCGTTTGAAACACTTCGCGTCGAAGTGCCCACGGAAGTGATGGGCCCAGTCATGGAATTGGTGGGACTGCGTCGCGGTCAGTTGGAGGAAATGAAGCAGCGTGGTGAGTACAGCTTGCTTCGCTTTGTGATTCCTTCGCGTGGTTTGATTGGATTGCGTACGCGACTCCTCAATGCAACTCGCGGAACCGCGATCATTCACCACCGATTCGAAAGCTACCGCGTCGTCGAAGGCGAAGTGCCACGCCGAGCCAACGGCGTTTTGATTTCAATGACTGGCGGCAAGACGATGCCTTTCGCCCTATTTGCATTGCAGGACCGAAGTGAGTTGTTCGTCCCGCCAGGCGTGGAAGTTTACGAAGGCATGATTGTTGGCGAAAACGCTCGCGACAATGACATGCCCGTGAACCCATCGCGTGAAAAGAAGCTGACGAACATGCGAGCGAGCGGCAGTGATGAAAACGTCATCCTGAAGCCACCACGCGACATGTCGCTTGAATCAGCTCTTGAGTACATCGAAGATGATGAGCTTGTCGAAATCACGCCTGAGTCGATCCGCCTTCGCAAGATTCGGTTGAAAGAATCGGATCGTCGGCGTCATGGTCGCAACGCGTGA
- a CDS encoding NAD-dependent epimerase/dehydratase family protein: MRIALTGATGFVGRHCIDRLATAETNIQSWYRSGTPTPQKHVQWIRGELNDDDSTTRLVAGCDTVIHTALSRSSDSFMSEPEDPVAYYETNVLGTLKLIEAAQKAGVTRFIFLSSGAVHDIVADDLPLDERHPLWPTTLYGASKAAVETLVHAYGLSGKMNIATLRPVAIAGIDTPIERSKWHALIQSVAAGKKTEATGGGKVVFVDDVVSAIDCLLHSDANLAGQTYNICSGFISHYQVATLAKELTGSDAELIGPAKESKRSLCTDKIQQLDMQFSGEDKLREIVQTLANRP, encoded by the coding sequence ATGCGAATTGCCCTTACCGGAGCGACCGGATTTGTCGGGCGGCACTGCATTGACCGTCTCGCAACCGCTGAAACGAACATCCAATCCTGGTACCGCAGCGGCACGCCGACCCCACAAAAGCACGTTCAATGGATCCGTGGCGAACTCAACGACGATGACTCAACCACCCGTTTGGTGGCCGGTTGCGACACCGTCATCCACACCGCCCTTTCCCGATCCAGCGACAGCTTCATGAGCGAACCGGAAGATCCGGTCGCTTACTACGAAACCAACGTCCTGGGCACACTGAAGTTGATCGAAGCGGCCCAAAAGGCCGGTGTCACCCGCTTCATCTTCCTGTCGTCCGGGGCGGTGCACGACATTGTCGCCGACGACTTGCCGCTCGACGAACGACACCCACTTTGGCCCACCACGCTGTACGGAGCCAGCAAAGCCGCAGTGGAGACACTCGTTCACGCCTACGGACTTTCAGGCAAAATGAACATCGCCACATTGCGGCCGGTGGCTATCGCCGGCATCGACACGCCCATCGAACGGTCTAAATGGCACGCCCTAATTCAGTCCGTCGCAGCGGGGAAAAAAACCGAGGCGACAGGTGGCGGCAAAGTGGTCTTTGTCGACGATGTGGTGTCCGCGATCGACTGCCTACTGCATTCCGATGCCAACCTCGCCGGGCAGACCTACAACATCTGCAGCGGCTTCATCAGCCACTACCAAGTCGCCACCCTGGCCAAAGAACTAACCGGCAGCGACGCCGAACTGATCGGCCCCGCCAAAGAATCCAAACGCTCGCTGTGCACCGATAAAATCCAACAACTCGACATGCAGTTCAGCGGCGAAGACAAACTTCGCGAGATCGTTCAAACACTAGCGAACCGGCCGTAA
- a CDS encoding DUF1499 domain-containing protein yields MFGYVAAAIGIAMVGKTVWMIDDWGRDLTQNDAEWSDASDDQSQRPLRLEASTEDVEAAIHQWVDGESKWAVVEATDQAAGPPMAIQQLGGQQSSGQQVGGQQANSLRRLHLTRTTPLFRFVDDIWVDVLPLDDSDSRSDSDSGTQVLVNARSQSRVGKGDLGQNPRNLKALRDGMLASGLRPVR; encoded by the coding sequence ATGTTCGGGTATGTTGCGGCGGCAATTGGAATTGCCATGGTCGGTAAGACGGTTTGGATGATCGACGACTGGGGCCGAGACTTGACACAGAACGATGCGGAGTGGTCGGACGCGAGCGATGATCAGTCGCAACGCCCGCTTCGATTGGAGGCCTCGACTGAAGATGTCGAAGCTGCAATTCATCAGTGGGTGGACGGCGAGTCGAAGTGGGCGGTGGTGGAGGCGACCGACCAGGCGGCGGGGCCGCCAATGGCTATTCAGCAGCTAGGTGGTCAGCAATCGAGTGGTCAGCAAGTGGGCGGTCAACAAGCGAATAGTCTACGGCGATTGCATCTGACCCGCACCACTCCCTTGTTTCGATTTGTCGATGACATTTGGGTCGATGTGCTTCCTTTGGATGATTCCGATTCCAGATCGGATTCCGATTCGGGAACGCAGGTTCTAGTGAATGCCAGAAGTCAGTCGCGGGTCGGCAAAGGGGATTTGGGGCAGAACCCTCGGAACCTAAAAGCGTTGCGAGACGGAATGCTGGCGAGCGGATTACGGCCGGTTCGCTAG
- a CDS encoding replication-associated recombination protein A, with protein sequence MDLFAQQEADHLFAAQPLAARMRPQTLKEFVGQHHILGDGKLLQRLIASKRIGSILLHGPPGCGKTTLARLIASETGSELIALNAINSGVKDVRAVLQKANDQVAGGGPRPILFIDEIHRFNKSQQDALLADVESGIIALIGATTSNPYFAVNGALISRSQLFALEPLPTEAMTDLLQRAIADRERGLGNRGVTVTDEAIQFLANATDGDARRAMAALEVAVESVVESTQTVDLDVARESLTNRVGGYDGTGDEHYDLASALIKSIRGSDADAAIYWLARMLEGGEDIRFLCRRLVILASEDIGNADPQALLLSVSAMQACEMIGLPEAQLTLSQTVAYLALAPKSNAATSAISAARRDVREKQIIPVPKMLRCQHYTGAEQLGHGDGYRSAHNEEDGIADLDYLGVDRHYYQPVDRGQEVQMGKRIEELRQRLRPQS encoded by the coding sequence ATGGACCTATTCGCACAACAAGAAGCCGATCATCTGTTTGCCGCCCAACCGTTGGCAGCACGGATGCGTCCACAAACACTGAAGGAGTTCGTCGGACAACACCACATTCTAGGCGACGGGAAACTACTCCAACGACTCATCGCCAGCAAGCGAATCGGCTCAATCCTGCTACACGGACCTCCTGGATGCGGCAAAACCACGCTCGCTCGCTTGATCGCATCGGAAACCGGCTCGGAACTGATCGCATTGAACGCGATCAACAGCGGCGTCAAAGACGTGCGGGCAGTGCTCCAAAAAGCGAACGACCAAGTCGCTGGCGGTGGCCCCCGACCGATCCTATTCATCGACGAGATCCATCGATTCAATAAGTCACAACAGGACGCCTTGTTGGCTGATGTCGAGAGCGGAATCATCGCCCTGATCGGAGCCACCACCAGCAATCCTTACTTCGCCGTCAATGGAGCCCTGATCAGCCGCAGCCAGCTATTCGCACTTGAACCGCTGCCGACCGAAGCGATGACCGATCTGCTACAGCGCGCGATCGCCGATCGTGAACGAGGGCTGGGGAACCGAGGCGTTACCGTCACCGACGAAGCAATCCAATTCCTCGCCAACGCGACCGACGGGGATGCCCGGCGAGCAATGGCAGCCCTGGAAGTCGCCGTCGAAAGCGTCGTCGAGTCGACTCAAACCGTGGACCTTGATGTCGCCCGTGAATCACTGACCAATCGCGTGGGCGGCTACGACGGAACTGGCGACGAGCACTACGACCTAGCCAGCGCTCTGATCAAGAGCATCCGCGGCAGCGACGCCGACGCCGCGATCTACTGGCTCGCACGCATGCTTGAAGGCGGCGAGGACATCCGCTTTCTCTGCCGACGACTTGTGATCCTGGCCAGCGAAGACATCGGCAACGCCGACCCACAAGCACTGCTCCTGTCCGTCTCGGCCATGCAAGCGTGCGAAATGATCGGGCTCCCCGAAGCACAACTGACACTCAGCCAAACGGTCGCCTACCTAGCACTCGCGCCCAAGTCCAACGCCGCGACTTCCGCCATCAGCGCCGCCCGTCGAGATGTCCGAGAAAAGCAGATCATCCCCGTCCCTAAAATGCTTCGCTGCCAACACTACACGGGCGCCGAACAACTCGGGCACGGCGACGGATACCGCTCCGCCCACAACGAAGAAGACGGCATCGCGGACCTCGACTACCTAGGCGTTGACCGGCACTACTACCAACCCGTCGACCGCGGACAAGAAGTCCAAATGGGCAAGCGAATTGAAGAACTCCGCCAACGCCTGCGACCTCAAAGCTAG
- the malQ gene encoding 4-alpha-glucanotransferase produces the protein MKFPRSSGVLLHITSLPGESLDDGGIGDLGPQAYRFVDFLKAAGQSVWQILPLSPPAEGNSPYSAYSAFAGNPLMVSLSRLVRDGLLSQVPELSPGEVGADHVDFALVAERKERSLARAFERFSGTDGHPLVVAFRDFCVAQADWLDEFARFEAIMRNQNERDWSKWPAELVARHPDVIADWDEMLADEIQFSKFKQFLFDRQWCELKAYANENGVRICGDMPIFVAHESADVWVNQNLFAVDEKGKPTLVAGVPPDYFSETGQLWGNPQYDWEALEATGYDWWVKRFGCALRQFDLLRVDHFRGFEAYWEIPASAKTAIEGAWKKGPMSAPFDAAERVLGELPFIAEDLGMITEEVHQLRLQLGFPGMRVLQFGFDTADDEFHRPNTYPEDSVAYTGTHDNETLVGWLKTRKPTDSPDPLKAWITESEPVYWQLIDTVLQSRSDTAIVPMQDLLGLGNAARMNVPGQAKGNWSWRMSADAITDPITTKLRTLTNDAGRCE, from the coding sequence ATGAAATTTCCGCGATCTTCTGGCGTTTTGCTGCACATTACCAGTCTTCCGGGAGAGTCATTGGATGACGGCGGGATTGGTGACCTGGGCCCTCAGGCGTACCGGTTTGTCGACTTCTTGAAGGCGGCGGGGCAATCCGTTTGGCAGATTTTGCCGCTTTCGCCTCCAGCGGAGGGAAATTCGCCTTATAGCGCGTATTCCGCTTTTGCCGGTAATCCGCTGATGGTTAGCCTCAGTCGTCTGGTCCGGGACGGGCTGTTATCGCAGGTGCCCGAGTTGAGTCCTGGCGAAGTGGGAGCGGATCACGTTGATTTCGCTTTGGTCGCCGAACGCAAGGAACGCTCGCTGGCGAGGGCTTTCGAGCGATTCAGCGGCACAGACGGGCATCCGCTGGTTGTTGCCTTTCGTGATTTCTGTGTGGCGCAAGCGGATTGGCTGGACGAATTCGCGAGATTTGAAGCGATCATGCGGAATCAAAATGAGCGAGATTGGTCGAAATGGCCCGCGGAGCTTGTTGCCCGACATCCCGACGTGATCGCGGATTGGGATGAAATGCTGGCGGATGAGATCCAGTTTTCAAAGTTCAAGCAGTTCCTGTTTGATCGTCAGTGGTGTGAACTGAAGGCTTATGCCAACGAGAATGGTGTCCGGATTTGCGGCGACATGCCTATTTTTGTGGCACATGAGAGCGCCGATGTCTGGGTGAATCAAAATTTGTTTGCCGTTGATGAAAAGGGCAAGCCAACCTTGGTCGCCGGTGTTCCGCCGGATTACTTCAGCGAAACGGGCCAGCTTTGGGGGAATCCGCAATATGACTGGGAAGCTTTAGAGGCGACGGGCTATGACTGGTGGGTGAAGCGATTCGGTTGTGCGTTACGGCAGTTTGACCTCTTGCGGGTGGATCACTTCCGTGGGTTCGAGGCGTACTGGGAGATTCCCGCGTCGGCCAAGACTGCGATTGAGGGAGCCTGGAAAAAGGGGCCGATGAGTGCGCCGTTTGACGCTGCAGAGCGTGTGCTGGGTGAATTGCCGTTCATCGCGGAAGACTTGGGGATGATTACGGAGGAGGTGCACCAGCTTCGTTTGCAATTAGGGTTCCCTGGAATGAGGGTGTTGCAGTTCGGGTTTGATACGGCTGATGATGAGTTTCATCGCCCTAACACCTACCCAGAAGACTCGGTGGCTTACACCGGGACGCACGACAATGAGACCTTGGTGGGTTGGCTGAAGACTCGAAAGCCTACTGATTCGCCCGACCCATTGAAGGCTTGGATTACCGAAAGCGAGCCGGTTTACTGGCAGCTAATTGACACTGTGTTGCAGTCGCGAAGTGACACGGCGATCGTTCCGATGCAGGACCTGTTGGGTCTTGGGAACGCGGCTCGGATGAATGTGCCGGGCCAGGCGAAGGGCAACTGGAGTTGGCGGATGAGTGCCGACGCGATTACCGATCCGATCACGACCAAGTTGAGAACATTGACGAATGACGCGGGTCGCTGCGAGTAG